The following proteins are encoded in a genomic region of Thiomonas sp. X19:
- a CDS encoding dioxygenase, giving the protein MTHLPSLFVSHGSPMLPLEPGTAGPMLSALGDELPQPAAILAFSPHWMARIPAAGSSARPATIHDFGGFDPALHELRYPAAGNPELAQRAASLLQAAGWAAILDPGRGLDHGVWVPLRFMFPQADIPVVPLAMPWPLDAAGAYKLGQALAPLADEGVLLFGTGSLTHNLHEFRPGATTDEPPEPYVQEFADWMREAIDRGATASLLDYRRQAPHAARAHPSDEHLLPLFWALGAAGNPVKPQHKSGGVHYGMLSMDAWVLA; this is encoded by the coding sequence ATGACTCACCTGCCTTCCCTGTTCGTCTCCCACGGCTCGCCCATGCTGCCGCTGGAGCCCGGCACCGCCGGTCCCATGCTGAGTGCCCTCGGAGATGAGCTGCCGCAGCCGGCGGCCATCCTCGCCTTCTCGCCGCACTGGATGGCCCGCATCCCGGCTGCGGGATCGAGCGCAAGACCCGCGACCATCCACGATTTCGGCGGCTTTGATCCGGCCTTGCACGAACTGCGCTATCCGGCAGCCGGAAACCCCGAACTCGCCCAGCGTGCGGCCAGCTTGCTGCAAGCTGCCGGCTGGGCCGCCATCTTGGACCCGGGTCGGGGCCTGGATCATGGCGTGTGGGTGCCGCTGCGTTTCATGTTCCCGCAAGCGGATATTCCAGTGGTTCCGCTGGCCATGCCATGGCCCCTGGACGCCGCGGGCGCCTACAAGCTTGGCCAGGCCCTGGCTCCACTGGCCGACGAAGGCGTGCTGCTGTTCGGCACCGGCAGCCTGACCCACAACCTGCACGAATTTCGTCCCGGTGCGACGACCGACGAACCGCCGGAGCCCTATGTCCAGGAATTCGCCGACTGGATGCGCGAAGCCATCGACCGTGGCGCAACCGCCTCCTTGCTCGACTACCGCCGCCAAGCTCCGCATGCCGCCCGCGCGCATCCGAGCGACGAACATCTGCTGCCGCTGTTCTGGGCGCTCGGTGCGGCCGGCAACCCGGTCAAGCCGCAGCACAAGAGCGGCGGCGTGCACTACGGCATGCTCAGCATGGATGCGTGGGTGTTGGCCTGA